One genomic window of Pelodiscus sinensis isolate JC-2024 chromosome 14, ASM4963464v1, whole genome shotgun sequence includes the following:
- the RSL24D1 gene encoding putative ribosome biogenesis protein RLP24 isoform X2, with translation MFRFCRSKCHKNFKKKRNPRKVRWTKAFRKAAGKELTVDNSFEFEKRRNEPLKYQRELWSKTVDAMKRVEEIKQKRQAKFIMNRLKKSKELQKAQDIKEVKQNIHLIRAPHAGKAKQLEEKMVQKLQEDVAMEEES, from the exons ATGTTTAGATTCTGCAGATCAAAATGccataaaaactttaaaaagaaacgAAATCCCAGAAAGGTCAGATGGACCAAAGCCTTCCGAAAAGCAGCTGGTAAAGAACTGACAGTG GATAATTCATTTGAGTTTGAAAAACGTAGAAATGAGCCACTGAAATACCAGAGAGAATTGTGGAGCAAAACTG TTGATGCAATGAAGAGAGTGGAAGAGATCAAACAAAAACGCCAAGCTAAATTTATCATGAACAG ACTAAAGAAGAGCAAAGAGCTACAGAAGGCACAAGACATAAAAGAAGTCAAGCAAAATATACACCTAATTCGGGCTCCACATGCAG GCAAAGCAAAACAGCTGGAGGAGAAAATGGTACAGAAATTGCAAGAGGATGTAGCTATGGAAGAAGAATCCTAA
- the RSL24D1 gene encoding putative ribosome biogenesis protein RLP24 isoform X1: protein MRIEKCYFCSGPIYPGHGLMFVRNDCKMFRFCRSKCHKNFKKKRNPRKVRWTKAFRKAAGKELTVDNSFEFEKRRNEPLKYQRELWSKTVDAMKRVEEIKQKRQAKFIMNRLKKSKELQKAQDIKEVKQNIHLIRAPHAGKAKQLEEKMVQKLQEDVAMEEES from the exons ATGCGCATTGAGAAATGTTACTTCTGCTCCGGGCCCATCTATCCGGGCCATGGGCTCATGTTCGTGCGGAACGACTGCAAg ATGTTTAGATTCTGCAGATCAAAATGccataaaaactttaaaaagaaacgAAATCCCAGAAAGGTCAGATGGACCAAAGCCTTCCGAAAAGCAGCTGGTAAAGAACTGACAGTG GATAATTCATTTGAGTTTGAAAAACGTAGAAATGAGCCACTGAAATACCAGAGAGAATTGTGGAGCAAAACTG TTGATGCAATGAAGAGAGTGGAAGAGATCAAACAAAAACGCCAAGCTAAATTTATCATGAACAG ACTAAAGAAGAGCAAAGAGCTACAGAAGGCACAAGACATAAAAGAAGTCAAGCAAAATATACACCTAATTCGGGCTCCACATGCAG GCAAAGCAAAACAGCTGGAGGAGAAAATGGTACAGAAATTGCAAGAGGATGTAGCTATGGAAGAAGAATCCTAA